The Yersinia intermedia genome window below encodes:
- the fdhD gene encoding formate dehydrogenase accessory sulfurtransferase FdhD has protein sequence MGYNFQGRIVSQIKPSTIDLSTGICGAKQLNVLQRHQMAEPQLDWLAEEVPVALVYNGISHVVMMATPKDLAAFALGFSLSEGIISTPQDIYAIDVTPSCNGIEVNIELSSRRFAGLKERRRAMAGRTGCGVCGIEQLDDIFRPIAPLPFTQTFNLNQLDNALAQLKQVQTVGQLTGCTHAAAWINPKGELLGGCEDVGRHVALDKLLGIRAKQPWQQGAVLVSSRASYEMVQKTAMCGAEILFAVSAATTLAVDVAERCNLTLVGFSKPGRATVYTHPQRISE, from the coding sequence ATGGGTTATAACTTTCAGGGCCGCATAGTGAGCCAGATCAAACCTTCAACAATTGACCTCTCCACCGGAATCTGCGGTGCAAAACAACTTAACGTGCTACAGCGCCATCAAATGGCCGAGCCGCAATTGGATTGGCTAGCGGAGGAAGTGCCGGTAGCGCTGGTCTACAACGGCATTTCCCATGTGGTGATGATGGCAACCCCGAAAGATCTTGCAGCATTTGCGCTGGGTTTTTCGTTGTCAGAAGGCATTATTAGCACCCCGCAAGATATCTACGCCATTGATGTAACACCGAGCTGTAATGGCATAGAAGTTAACATTGAGTTATCCAGCCGCCGTTTTGCCGGGTTGAAAGAGCGGCGTCGGGCGATGGCTGGCCGTACCGGATGTGGCGTCTGTGGTATTGAACAACTTGATGATATTTTTCGCCCCATCGCCCCTCTGCCTTTCACTCAGACCTTTAATTTGAATCAACTCGATAATGCGCTGGCACAGCTCAAACAGGTACAAACTGTGGGTCAGTTGACGGGTTGCACTCATGCTGCGGCCTGGATTAATCCGAAAGGTGAGCTGTTGGGGGGGTGTGAAGATGTGGGCCGCCATGTCGCACTGGATAAGCTGCTGGGGATACGGGCCAAACAACCGTGGCAGCAAGGCGCGGTGCTGGTTTCCAGCCGTGCCAGCTATGAGATGGTGCAGAAAACTGCGATGTGTGGTGCAGAGATTTTATTTGCTGTTTCTGCGGCCACTACCTTAGCGGTTGACGTTGCAGAACGCTGTAATCTGACGCTGGTTGGCTTCAGTAAACCCGGCAGAGCAACGGTTTACACCCATCCACAACGGATTAGCGAATAG
- the sodA gene encoding superoxide dismutase [Mn] has protein sequence MSYSLPSLPYAYDALEPHFDKQTMEIHHTKHHQTYVNNANTVLESFPELAKLSVEELIKDLDKVPAEKRTFMRNNAGGHANHSLFWKGLKLDTTLTGDLKAAIERDFGSVDSFKEKFEAAAATRFGSGWAWLVLKDGKLAVVSTANQDSPLMGEAVSGASGFPIIGLDVWEHAYYLKFQNRRPDYIKAFWNVVNWDEAAARFAQAK, from the coding sequence ATGAGTTACTCACTGCCATCCCTGCCTTATGCTTATGACGCCCTGGAACCCCATTTCGATAAGCAGACGATGGAAATCCATCACACCAAACACCACCAGACCTATGTTAACAATGCAAACACGGTGTTGGAGAGCTTCCCTGAGCTGGCTAAACTGAGCGTTGAAGAGCTGATCAAAGATCTGGACAAAGTCCCTGCTGAAAAACGCACCTTTATGCGTAACAACGCCGGCGGCCATGCTAACCACAGCCTGTTCTGGAAAGGGTTGAAGCTGGACACTACCCTGACGGGTGACCTGAAAGCCGCTATCGAGCGCGATTTCGGCAGCGTAGATAGCTTCAAAGAGAAATTTGAAGCAGCTGCGGCGACCCGTTTCGGTTCTGGCTGGGCCTGGCTGGTTCTGAAAGACGGCAAACTGGCGGTTGTTTCTACTGCTAACCAAGATAGCCCACTGATGGGCGAAGCGGTTTCTGGCGCATCAGGCTTCCCAATTATTGGCCTGGATGTGTGGGAACACGCTTACTATCTGAAATTCCAAAACCGCCGCCCAGACTACATCAAAGCATTCTGGAACGTGGTTAACTGGGACGAAGCAGCAGCACGTTTCGCTCAAGCCAAATAA
- a CDS encoding methyl-accepting chemotaxis protein, with translation MAIFSNVFGRFENVRVGKKLGLSFFLMLLLVGIIAGTAAYHFSVIEEHAYKVDLSYKINDEANQAKYNRALYERTYDLKYIKENSQHINNIKNLLTQSESLSWSENNRKTISSISDVVEEYQQQRSNFVNAVAHKDDVRKSWNISETQKNLNELQQSLLNEGADTNTQILLAEMNQKLMTVRYNARGLLLDRNQDAESSLITSINIANSAANAFMPVLSAEQQKLLAPVISSLSTYKDNVLAYLPAYQQELEVGKVMESNANELSKLATHLFTQELQGTHAEINNAQLQLTIAAIAALLFGLLISWRMTRQITVPLRTTLAMAERIATGDLTATTTSHRTDELGLLMNAVARMNENLRAMIDEIRIGVSQVSHASGEIAAGNTDLSSRTEQQAAAVEETAASMEQLNATVKQNADNAHHANQLATEASDTAQQGGKLVSDVVRTMNDISGSSKRISEITSVINSIAFQTNILALNAAVEAARAGEQGRGFAVVASEVRNLAQRSAQAAKEIEGLIGESVTQVNAGTTLVQNAGQTMENIVRSVTHVRDIMAEIASASDEQSRGITQVSQAISEMDSTTQQNAALVEESAAAADSLAEQAILLAQAVAVFRLSDAEVESAQKNTSASVVHKSTPTSRTGTESSRTAQQDNWETF, from the coding sequence ATGGCAATATTTAGCAACGTTTTTGGTAGATTTGAAAATGTGAGAGTCGGTAAAAAGCTGGGATTAAGCTTTTTCCTGATGTTGTTGTTGGTCGGGATCATCGCTGGTACCGCAGCTTATCATTTCTCCGTCATTGAAGAACATGCTTATAAAGTCGATTTGAGCTACAAAATCAACGATGAAGCCAATCAGGCGAAATATAACCGTGCGTTATATGAACGTACCTATGACCTGAAATACATTAAAGAAAACTCCCAACATATCAATAATATAAAAAATCTATTAACCCAAAGCGAAAGCCTTAGCTGGTCGGAAAACAACCGTAAAACCATTAGCAGTATTTCCGATGTGGTAGAAGAGTATCAGCAACAGCGGAGTAACTTTGTCAATGCCGTGGCCCATAAAGATGATGTGCGCAAAAGTTGGAATATTTCTGAAACCCAGAAAAACCTCAACGAGCTGCAACAAAGCCTGCTCAATGAAGGGGCGGATACCAATACCCAAATCCTGCTGGCAGAGATGAACCAGAAGTTGATGACCGTACGCTACAACGCACGCGGCTTATTGCTGGATCGCAACCAAGATGCAGAGTCCTCGCTGATTACCTCAATCAATATCGCCAATAGTGCCGCCAACGCGTTTATGCCGGTGTTATCGGCCGAACAGCAAAAACTACTGGCTCCGGTGATTTCCAGCCTGAGTACCTATAAAGATAACGTGTTGGCCTATTTACCGGCTTATCAGCAAGAGCTGGAAGTGGGTAAAGTGATGGAGTCTAATGCCAACGAATTGAGTAAGCTGGCCACTCATCTGTTCACCCAAGAGCTGCAAGGGACCCACGCAGAAATCAATAATGCACAATTGCAGTTAACCATTGCGGCCATTGCCGCACTGCTGTTTGGCCTGTTGATTTCATGGCGTATGACCCGCCAGATCACGGTGCCACTACGCACCACACTGGCGATGGCAGAACGCATCGCTACCGGTGATTTAACTGCGACGACGACATCACACCGTACCGATGAGTTGGGCCTGTTGATGAATGCCGTCGCTCGGATGAATGAAAATCTGCGCGCCATGATTGATGAGATCCGCATTGGTGTCAGTCAGGTGTCCCATGCCTCCGGCGAAATTGCTGCCGGTAATACCGATTTATCCTCCCGTACCGAACAGCAAGCCGCTGCCGTAGAAGAGACCGCTGCCAGCATGGAGCAATTGAATGCCACAGTTAAACAGAATGCCGATAATGCGCATCACGCCAATCAGTTGGCGACAGAGGCTTCAGATACCGCACAGCAAGGCGGCAAGCTGGTTAGCGATGTGGTGCGCACCATGAACGATATCTCCGGTAGCTCGAAGCGTATCTCTGAGATCACCTCAGTCATTAACAGCATTGCTTTCCAGACCAATATTTTGGCCCTGAATGCGGCGGTTGAAGCCGCCCGTGCCGGTGAGCAAGGCCGTGGTTTTGCCGTAGTCGCCAGTGAAGTTCGCAATCTGGCACAACGCAGTGCACAAGCGGCGAAAGAAATTGAAGGCCTGATTGGTGAGTCAGTGACTCAGGTAAATGCCGGAACCACGTTGGTGCAAAATGCCGGGCAAACGATGGAAAATATTGTCCGCTCAGTAACGCATGTGCGCGATATTATGGCGGAAATTGCCTCAGCATCCGATGAGCAGAGCCGTGGTATCACGCAGGTTAGCCAAGCTATCTCTGAAATGGACAGCACCACTCAGCAGAATGCGGCCCTGGTGGAAGAGTCTGCTGCCGCCGCCGACTCACTGGCTGAACAAGCCATTTTACTGGCACAGGCCGTCGCCGTGTTCCGCCTATCCGATGCCGAGGTAGAATCGGCACAGAAAAACACGAGCGCATCCGTGGTACATAAAAGTACGCCAACATCTCGCACTGGCACAGAAAGCAGTCGAACCGCTCAGCAAGATAATTGGGAAACCTTCTGA
- the yiiM gene encoding 6-hydroxyaminopurine reductase — protein MKYPQIYIGKIEPYNGSSPSAIGKRQVQGGIMLTALGLEGDEQAETRFHGGPDRALCHYPREHYSHWIERFPAQEDIFVAPAYGENISTLGMTEQNVYMGDIYRWGGAIIQVTQPRSPCYKLNFHFAIEEMSALMQQTGYCGWLYRVISTGIVSEGHALELLARTSDISVAEAITIAWHMPFDEEQYRRLLSVSGLSASWSKTMLTRLSQGKIEDFNRRLLGNT, from the coding sequence ATGAAGTATCCACAGATTTATATTGGTAAAATTGAGCCTTATAACGGCAGCTCCCCGAGCGCGATTGGAAAACGCCAGGTTCAGGGTGGCATCATGCTTACAGCTCTGGGATTGGAAGGGGATGAACAAGCCGAAACCCGCTTTCACGGCGGGCCAGACCGCGCCTTATGCCATTATCCACGAGAACACTATTCCCACTGGATAGAGCGATTCCCTGCACAGGAAGATATTTTCGTAGCACCAGCCTATGGTGAAAACATCTCAACTCTGGGCATGACGGAACAAAATGTCTATATGGGGGATATCTACCGCTGGGGAGGGGCTATCATTCAGGTGACCCAACCGCGTTCACCTTGTTACAAACTCAACTTCCATTTCGCTATCGAGGAAATGTCGGCACTGATGCAACAAACCGGTTATTGCGGCTGGCTGTATCGCGTAATTTCCACCGGTATTGTCAGTGAGGGCCATGCATTAGAGCTGTTGGCGCGCACCAGTGATATCTCAGTGGCAGAGGCTATTACCATCGCCTGGCATATGCCGTTCGATGAAGAACAGTATCGCCGCTTGTTGTCCGTATCGGGGTTGTCAGCCAGTTGGAGTAAAACCATGCTAACGCGCCTGTCGCAAGGAAAGATCGAGGATTTCAATCGGCGGTTATTAGGGAATACCTAA
- a CDS encoding type II toxin-antitoxin system RelB/DinJ family antitoxin: MATHTTMLHVRIDDDVKKQATAALNAMGLSVSDAVRLFLNRVVADQAFPFELKVPNPQTRAAMQEAEEIVQAHSARFTTSDELFIELEKDNSK; the protein is encoded by the coding sequence ATGGCTACACACACCACAATGTTGCATGTCCGTATTGATGATGACGTCAAAAAACAGGCAACAGCAGCACTCAATGCAATGGGCCTTTCGGTTTCCGACGCTGTGCGTTTATTTTTAAATCGCGTCGTCGCTGATCAGGCATTTCCATTCGAATTGAAAGTACCTAACCCCCAGACTCGTGCGGCGATGCAGGAAGCAGAAGAGATAGTTCAAGCCCATAGCGCACGTTTTACTACTTCGGATGAGTTATTTATTGAACTTGAAAAAGACAACAGTAAGTAA
- a CDS encoding type II toxin-antitoxin system YafQ family toxin produces MKKTTVSKRTTMPRTADYTKDFLKDWERLSRSGRYDMYRLKHAMLLLIANDTPLGAEWLDHPLKGDWENFRECHIGGDFLLIYKLSSSSKISQIIFVRAGTHSELFD; encoded by the coding sequence TTGAAAAAGACAACAGTAAGTAAACGAACGACAATGCCAAGGACGGCAGATTATACCAAAGACTTCCTTAAAGACTGGGAAAGGCTGTCCCGCAGTGGTCGTTATGATATGTATCGACTCAAACATGCCATGTTACTGCTTATTGCAAATGATACGCCGTTAGGTGCCGAATGGTTAGACCATCCACTTAAAGGAGACTGGGAAAATTTCCGAGAATGCCATATCGGAGGAGATTTTTTACTGATCTATAAATTAAGTAGCAGCAGTAAAATAAGCCAGATTATCTTTGTTCGCGCAGGCACCCACTCAGAACTGTTTGATTGA
- a CDS encoding YibL family ribosome-associated protein produces the protein MKEHAEIKRLSDMLDALNHKDPIVIQQGNMDLIAQHMKEKEKLAAEIQRLKEVRVKNLSAEAQKLAQLPFSRAITKKEQADMGTLKKAVRGIVVVHPMTALGREMGLKEVTGYAKKAF, from the coding sequence ATGAAAGAACATGCAGAAATCAAACGTCTAAGCGACATGCTGGATGCGCTGAACCACAAAGACCCTATCGTGATCCAACAGGGCAATATGGATTTGATCGCGCAGCATATGAAAGAAAAAGAGAAACTGGCGGCTGAAATTCAGCGCCTGAAAGAAGTGCGGGTCAAAAACCTGAGTGCTGAAGCACAAAAGCTAGCTCAACTGCCGTTCAGCCGTGCTATTACTAAAAAAGAGCAGGCGGATATGGGCACGTTAAAGAAAGCGGTACGCGGCATTGTGGTGGTACACCCAATGACGGCATTAGGCCGTGAAATGGGCCTGAAAGAAGTGACCGGCTACGCGAAAAAAGCATTCTGA
- a CDS encoding PLP-dependent aminotransferase family protein encodes MPVVMNEIRYLQVAENLAQAIKKGSLLAGSRLPSVRGYAKNHQVSINTVVAAYRTLEDRGLIEARPQSGFYVCSASTAVVPTATVGKPVNEVLDLIDTVFAAQQNPRFTNISLACPQTADFYPSAKLGRIMASLLRREPQLISQYALPPGCQRLRQQIARRAMTLGMLANPADITITHGCMEALQLALRVTTKPGDCVGLESPTYFYLMPLLASLGLKTVEIPTDPQQGLSLDVLELLLQEGRLNALIAMPTVQNPLGFTMPLAAKKRLAQLMNDHQVPLIEDGLYAEIQFGTTLSPAVKAFDRDGWVLFCSSFTKTLAPDFRIGWIDGGRFAEALHKLKAVSSMAEPALLSKTLALFLESGGYDHHLRGLRRRYAQQVQQAQQLIAQYFPRGTKVTQPAGGFVFWVEFPASVDTVALFHQLLQEQICLTPGTLYSPSGRYRNAFRLSCCYPFNHHYTQALVRLGAVACEISSLPAGMQWQPIQEAAAEKPAS; translated from the coding sequence ATGCCTGTTGTTATGAATGAAATTCGCTACTTGCAAGTGGCTGAGAATTTGGCGCAGGCCATTAAAAAAGGCAGTTTGCTGGCGGGTAGCCGCCTGCCATCAGTGCGCGGTTATGCCAAAAACCATCAGGTGAGTATTAATACGGTGGTGGCAGCTTATCGTACGCTGGAGGATCGTGGTTTGATTGAGGCGCGTCCGCAGTCAGGGTTTTATGTCTGTAGTGCGTCAACGGCGGTGGTGCCGACAGCGACAGTCGGCAAACCGGTGAATGAGGTGCTGGATTTAATTGATACGGTATTTGCCGCACAACAAAACCCCCGCTTTACTAATATCTCGCTCGCCTGCCCGCAAACGGCGGATTTTTACCCCAGTGCCAAGTTGGGCCGCATCATGGCATCGCTGTTGCGTCGCGAGCCACAGTTAATCAGTCAATACGCGTTGCCACCGGGGTGCCAGCGCCTACGTCAGCAAATCGCCCGTCGCGCCATGACCCTAGGTATGCTGGCTAATCCGGCTGATATCACTATTACGCATGGTTGTATGGAAGCGTTGCAGTTAGCGTTGCGGGTCACCACCAAACCGGGTGATTGTGTCGGGCTGGAATCGCCAACCTATTTCTATCTGATGCCTTTGCTTGCCAGCCTTGGCCTGAAAACAGTGGAGATTCCAACCGATCCACAGCAAGGTTTATCGCTGGATGTGTTGGAATTACTGCTTCAGGAGGGGCGGTTGAATGCATTGATCGCCATGCCAACGGTGCAGAATCCGTTAGGCTTTACGATGCCGCTGGCGGCGAAAAAACGCCTGGCGCAGTTGATGAACGATCATCAGGTGCCACTGATAGAAGATGGTTTATATGCAGAAATACAATTTGGTACAACGTTGTCCCCAGCGGTAAAAGCCTTTGATCGCGATGGCTGGGTGCTGTTCTGTTCCAGTTTCACCAAAACACTGGCCCCGGACTTCCGCATCGGCTGGATTGATGGTGGCCGCTTCGCGGAGGCATTACATAAGTTAAAAGCAGTGTCGTCGATGGCAGAACCGGCATTATTATCAAAAACACTGGCACTGTTTCTGGAGTCTGGCGGTTACGACCACCACCTGCGCGGGCTACGCCGACGTTATGCGCAACAGGTACAGCAGGCGCAGCAACTCATTGCACAGTACTTCCCGCGTGGGACCAAAGTGACCCAACCAGCAGGTGGTTTTGTTTTCTGGGTGGAGTTCCCTGCCAGTGTCGATACCGTGGCGCTATTTCATCAATTGCTGCAAGAACAGATATGCCTGACCCCCGGCACGCTTTACTCGCCGAGTGGCCGCTATCGTAATGCTTTTCGCCTCTCGTGTTGTTATCCGTTCAACCACCACTATACCCAGGCTTTGGTCAGGCTCGGGGCGGTAGCTTGTGAAATTAGCAGCCTGCCGGCGGGAATGCAGTGGCAACCAATACAGGAGGCTGCTGCTGAAAAGCCCGCATCCTGA
- a CDS encoding LysE family translocator, whose product MLDSAFISYVTVMSITPGPNNLLLAASGVNFGLRRTLPMMLGITFGCALQCALMTTLLALILSWLGVIRLPLVTLGCAYLFWLSWKIFNSGSPKSRDGQQPMGFIQGALFQAINPKAWLMAMNVAILFTPREGATLSHTLLIVSGFALLNLPCVAVWAVMGDQLRHALRVNWKLRLFNGVMGGLMAITALWLLVDEWLSVLQ is encoded by the coding sequence ATGCTAGACAGTGCTTTCATCAGTTACGTTACCGTTATGTCGATCACGCCAGGTCCAAATAACCTGTTATTAGCCGCATCTGGTGTTAATTTTGGCTTACGTCGCACCTTGCCGATGATGCTGGGGATTACCTTTGGCTGCGCATTGCAATGTGCATTAATGACCACATTGCTGGCATTAATTCTCAGTTGGCTGGGGGTTATTCGCCTACCACTGGTGACGTTGGGATGTGCTTACTTATTCTGGTTATCGTGGAAAATTTTTAATTCCGGTAGCCCGAAGTCAAGGGATGGACAACAACCAATGGGATTTATCCAGGGGGCATTATTTCAAGCCATTAATCCAAAAGCCTGGCTGATGGCTATGAATGTCGCCATCTTATTTACACCACGTGAAGGCGCTACGCTGAGCCACACCCTACTGATTGTTAGTGGTTTTGCTTTGTTGAATCTGCCTTGTGTGGCCGTGTGGGCGGTGATGGGGGATCAGCTACGCCATGCATTGCGAGTTAACTGGAAACTACGATTATTCAATGGAGTGATGGGGGGCTTGATGGCAATAACAGCATTGTGGCTGTTAGTTGACGAATGGCTCAGTGTGTTGCAGTAA
- a CDS encoding MltR family transcriptional regulator yields the protein MIEKTQAFENRVLEHLNAGKTVRSFLMAAVELLAEALNILVVQVFRKDDYAVKYAVEPLLVGDGPLGELSVRLKLVYALGVITRHEYEDAELLMALREELNHDGTEYRFTDDEILGPFGELHCVAELPPVPTFLRPDEADASLIAMQRQRYQQMVRSTMVLSITELLSRISLKQVSKLSPLGHA from the coding sequence ATGATTGAAAAAACACAGGCATTTGAGAATCGGGTACTTGAGCATCTGAACGCAGGCAAGACCGTTCGGAGTTTCTTGATGGCTGCTGTCGAATTATTGGCAGAAGCGCTGAATATTCTCGTGGTGCAGGTTTTTCGTAAAGATGACTATGCGGTGAAATATGCCGTGGAGCCATTGCTGGTTGGCGATGGGCCGCTTGGTGAGCTATCTGTCCGGCTAAAGTTGGTTTATGCCTTGGGTGTGATCACCCGTCATGAATATGAAGATGCTGAGCTATTGATGGCACTACGTGAAGAGCTGAACCATGATGGCACCGAGTATCGCTTTACTGACGACGAAATCCTCGGGCCATTTGGTGAATTACATTGTGTGGCTGAATTGCCGCCAGTGCCAACTTTCCTGCGCCCAGATGAAGCAGACGCGTCGCTGATTGCCATGCAACGCCAGCGTTATCAGCAAATGGTGCGTTCCACTATGGTGCTCTCGATTACCGAATTGCTTTCCCGCATTAGCTTAAAACAGGTTTCTAAACTTTCACCACTCGGCCATGCCTGA
- a CDS encoding mannitol-1-phosphate 5-dehydrogenase encodes MKALHFGAGNIGRGFIGKLLADAGAQLTFADVNQPLLDELNKRKSYQVNVVGEQARVEEVKNVSAVNSSSPDVVALIADADIVTTAVGPQILARIAGTVAQGLAARHQQGNTRPLNIIACENMVRGTSQLKQHVFAALPESEQAWVEQHVGFVDSAVDRIVPPSEAGSTDILAVTVETFSEWIVDGTQFKGQPPEIAGMELTDNLMAFVERKLFTLNTGHAITAYLGQLAGHQTIRDAILDPAVRQTVKGAMEESGAVLIKRYAFDPQKHAAYINKIISRFENPYLHDDVERVGRQPLRKLSAGDRLIKPLLGTLEYQLPHTNLVTGIAAAMSYRSEQDPQAQELVELLAKLGPKAALAQISGLPADGEVVEQAVNVYNAMQDKLAH; translated from the coding sequence ATGAAAGCATTACATTTTGGCGCAGGTAACATTGGCCGGGGCTTCATTGGTAAACTTCTTGCTGATGCCGGTGCGCAACTGACCTTCGCAGATGTTAACCAGCCGCTGCTGGACGAACTGAATAAACGTAAAAGTTATCAAGTCAATGTGGTCGGTGAGCAGGCGCGGGTTGAAGAAGTCAAAAACGTAAGTGCGGTAAACAGTAGTAGCCCAGACGTGGTGGCGCTGATTGCTGACGCCGATATTGTCACCACCGCGGTTGGCCCGCAGATTCTGGCACGTATTGCCGGCACTGTGGCACAAGGCTTAGCCGCTCGTCATCAACAAGGTAATACTCGCCCGCTGAATATTATTGCCTGTGAGAATATGGTGCGCGGAACCAGCCAGTTAAAACAACATGTCTTCGCTGCGTTACCGGAAAGTGAACAAGCGTGGGTTGAGCAGCATGTCGGTTTCGTTGATTCTGCGGTAGACCGTATAGTGCCGCCATCAGAAGCAGGCAGTACAGATATTCTGGCAGTGACGGTAGAAACCTTCAGCGAGTGGATTGTTGATGGCACCCAGTTCAAAGGGCAGCCACCGGAAATCGCAGGTATGGAGTTGACCGACAATCTGATGGCGTTTGTGGAGCGTAAACTCTTCACCCTGAACACCGGTCATGCGATAACGGCCTATCTGGGGCAACTGGCAGGCCATCAAACCATCCGTGATGCCATTCTGGACCCAGCAGTACGCCAGACAGTGAAAGGCGCAATGGAAGAGAGTGGTGCGGTACTGATTAAACGCTATGCTTTTGATCCACAAAAACATGCCGCTTATATCAATAAAATCATCTCCCGTTTTGAGAACCCTTACCTGCATGACGATGTTGAGCGTGTTGGCCGTCAGCCATTACGTAAACTGAGTGCCGGTGATCGATTGATCAAACCGCTATTGGGTACACTTGAGTACCAACTGCCACACACCAATCTGGTAACCGGTATTGCGGCGGCCATGAGTTATCGCAGTGAGCAAGATCCACAAGCTCAGGAGTTGGTTGAATTACTGGCGAAATTGGGGCCGAAAGCTGCTTTAGCGCAAATTTCAGGCTTACCCGCTGATGGCGAGGTTGTCGAACAGGCGGTGAATGTGTATAACGCCATGCAGGACAAGCTGGCGCACTAA